In Pleurocapsa sp. PCC 7319, the following are encoded in one genomic region:
- a CDS encoding peptidase domain-containing ABC transporter has protein sequence MTNTNTTKIVEQFLSLVPQFNQLAPEVIAKLAPKLKPLRFGVGKVMIMREKMQGQIAIISEGEVRLLGYDPRTKMPTTLDKLKPGKIIGWVNLARGLPCETAMASTEVVCLALDNQDFLDLIEQYPQLAAEYKFKPAKVEVFDLLGIQLEQKAQGDWELEELADKITEVSQVHYLPPGEHLLNGEIAKPLTDPSLVWLVSGGGAIKEFPVGSRIELTRDRQAITVNGSQPARLISIPQEHWFDGQAEPTTAFVEPLGQSSNDSTEIISRLDFDETDFDDSEGLGEGYTFQDEEEPIALEQKNYPFVAGKTTLDAGVACFQMLSKYFGMPFRKEVIKRVLKEQLERTPSLSLPLCGAVSELMGLNPQLINIPAQAITRLEGPCLVTWQDNLAIIYELSETELVIAVPELGVRRYKPEDFIETWGEGGEVLLLKKTKETPQERFGLNWFLPALQKYKQVLIEVFIASFFVQLFQLANPLMIQVIIDKVISQNSPSTLGYLVFFLIVINIFEALLTTLRTYLFVDTTNRIDLTLGSEIIDHLLRLPLRYFERRPVGEISTRVNELERIRQFLTGTALTVVLDCIFSVIYVVVMMLYSPLLTAVSLAIIPVFIALTLIFSPTIRRQLRTKAERNAETQSYLVEVLTGIQTVKAQNIELRSRWKWQERYARYISTGFKTVITSTLAKSASDFLNKLSRVIIIGMGAYLVLDGKLTLGQLIAFRIIGGYVTSPVMRLATLWQNFQETALSLERLADIVDHPEEGEADRNNIPMPAIKGKVKYDNLSFRFKNSGPLQLKNVTTEFAPGTFVAIVGESGAGKSTMTKLLSRLYEPEGGRILVDGYDINRVELYSLRRQIGVVPQETLLFEGSILDNIALTNPDATTEEIIAAAQIAAAHDFIMTLPNGYNTRVGERGSALSGGQRQRIAIARTILQAPAMMVLDEATSALDFATEQEVCRNLKEALKGRTVFFITHRLGTIKNADTILMMDSGSIVERGTHEELMALKGRYCYLYQQQESSV, from the coding sequence ATGACCAATACAAATACGACTAAAATTGTCGAACAGTTTCTTTCCCTTGTTCCTCAATTCAATCAACTTGCCCCCGAGGTAATCGCTAAACTTGCCCCCAAACTCAAACCATTGCGATTTGGGGTGGGAAAAGTGATGATCATGCGCGAAAAAATGCAGGGGCAGATCGCAATTATTTCCGAAGGGGAAGTTAGATTGCTAGGTTACGATCCTCGCACTAAAATGCCCACTACTCTTGATAAGCTCAAACCTGGAAAAATTATTGGTTGGGTCAATCTGGCCAGAGGATTACCCTGTGAAACGGCGATGGCAAGTACCGAAGTAGTTTGTCTGGCTTTAGATAATCAAGATTTCCTGGACTTAATTGAGCAGTATCCCCAGTTAGCAGCAGAATATAAGTTCAAACCAGCCAAGGTAGAAGTATTCGATCTATTAGGAATTCAATTGGAGCAAAAGGCTCAAGGAGATTGGGAACTAGAAGAATTGGCTGATAAAATCACAGAAGTTTCCCAAGTCCATTATTTACCTCCTGGAGAACATCTTTTAAATGGCGAAATTGCTAAACCTTTAACAGATCCCAGCTTGGTGTGGCTAGTTAGTGGTGGAGGCGCAATCAAAGAATTTCCAGTTGGTAGTCGTATCGAACTGACCAGAGATCGTCAAGCTATAACCGTCAATGGTAGTCAACCAGCTCGACTGATATCAATTCCTCAAGAGCATTGGTTTGATGGTCAAGCAGAACCAACAACGGCGTTTGTTGAACCTTTAGGGCAATCTAGCAATGATTCCACAGAGATCATCTCCCGTCTAGATTTTGATGAAACAGATTTTGATGACTCCGAGGGTTTAGGGGAAGGATATACTTTCCAAGACGAAGAAGAACCCATCGCCCTCGAACAAAAAAATTATCCCTTTGTGGCAGGGAAAACTACTTTAGATGCTGGAGTTGCTTGCTTTCAGATGTTGAGTAAGTATTTCGGAATGCCTTTCCGGAAAGAAGTAATCAAGCGCGTTCTTAAGGAACAGCTAGAGCGAACTCCCAGCTTGTCTTTGCCTTTATGTGGTGCGGTCTCGGAATTAATGGGGCTAAACCCCCAATTGATTAATATTCCTGCCCAGGCAATTACTCGCCTTGAAGGTCCTTGTTTGGTCACTTGGCAAGATAACTTGGCAATAATTTACGAGCTCAGCGAAACAGAATTGGTAATTGCCGTTCCTGAATTAGGGGTGCGTCGTTATAAGCCCGAAGACTTTATTGAAACTTGGGGCGAAGGCGGAGAAGTACTTTTATTGAAAAAAACCAAAGAAACTCCTCAGGAAAGATTTGGTTTAAATTGGTTTTTACCTGCCTTACAAAAATATAAGCAAGTTCTAATTGAAGTTTTTATTGCTTCATTTTTTGTCCAGTTATTTCAATTGGCTAATCCTTTGATGATTCAGGTAATTATCGATAAGGTAATTAGTCAAAATAGTCCTAGTACTCTAGGTTACTTGGTCTTCTTTTTGATTGTGATCAATATTTTTGAAGCCCTGCTGACCACTCTCCGTACTTATCTATTTGTGGATACGACCAATCGCATCGATTTAACTTTGGGGTCTGAGATTATCGATCACTTACTGAGACTACCTCTGCGCTACTTTGAACGGCGACCAGTTGGGGAGATCTCGACCCGTGTTAACGAACTGGAGCGTATTCGTCAGTTTTTGACAGGAACAGCCCTGACGGTAGTATTAGACTGCATATTTTCCGTGATATATGTAGTAGTAATGATGCTCTACAGCCCATTGCTCACAGCAGTATCCCTAGCTATTATTCCTGTATTTATTGCCCTGACTCTCATTTTCTCTCCCACAATTCGTCGACAACTGAGAACTAAAGCAGAACGCAATGCCGAAACACAATCCTATTTAGTTGAGGTACTAACAGGAATTCAAACCGTTAAAGCCCAAAACATTGAATTGCGATCGCGTTGGAAATGGCAAGAGCGTTATGCCCGCTATATCTCCACTGGGTTTAAAACTGTTATTACTTCTACCCTCGCCAAGTCCGCCAGTGATTTTCTCAACAAGCTTTCTCGGGTAATTATTATTGGTATGGGTGCCTATTTGGTCTTAGATGGCAAACTTACCCTAGGTCAATTAATTGCCTTTAGAATTATTGGGGGCTATGTAACTTCTCCCGTTATGCGTTTGGCAACTTTATGGCAGAACTTCCAAGAAACTGCTCTATCCTTAGAACGGTTGGCTGATATTGTCGATCATCCCGAAGAAGGAGAAGCTGACCGTAACAATATTCCCATGCCTGCTATTAAGGGTAAAGTGAAGTACGATAATCTCTCCTTCCGCTTTAAAAACAGTGGTCCTCTACAGTTGAAAAATGTCACCACCGAGTTCGCTCCTGGTACATTTGTGGCAATTGTGGGAGAAAGTGGTGCCGGTAAGAGTACCATGACTAAGCTGCTATCTCGTCTCTACGAACCAGAAGGAGGTCGGATTTTAGTCGACGGCTATGATATAAATCGTGTGGAATTATACTCCCTGCGTCGTCAGATCGGTGTTGTACCTCAAGAGACACTCTTATTTGAGGGTTCCATTTTAGATAACATTGCCTTAACTAACCCTGATGCTACTACCGAAGAGATTATTGCTGCCGCTCAAATTGCCGCCGCTCATGATTTTATTATGACTCTGCCTAATGGTTATAACACCAGAGTTGGGGAGCGAGGTTCGGCATTGTCTGGGGGACAAAGACAAAGGATTGCGATCGCTCGTACGATTTTGCAAGCTCCAGCGATGATGGTTCTGGATGAAGCGACTAGTGCATTAGATTTTGCTACTGAACAGGAAGTATGTCGAAATCTTAAAGAAGCTCTTAAAGGGCGCACAGTATTCTTTATTACTCACCGTTTAGGCACAATTAAGAATGCGGATACCATCCTGATGATGGATTCTGGTTCAATCGTCGAACGTGGTACTCATGAAGAACTAATGGCGTTAAAAGGACGTTATTGCTATCTTTATCAGCAACAAGAATCCTCTGTTTAA
- the hoxE gene encoding bidirectional hydrogenase complex protein HoxE, which yields MQPIAAGTKTAQAGNPQKPLVDKRLKALDISMKRNHYRQDALIEILHKAQESFGYLEPEILEHIARQLKLPLSRVYGVATFYHLFSLKPSGVHSCVVCLGTACYVKGGGEIISAMEEELGIHAGETTSDNQVSLMTARCIGACGIAPAVVFDGTVTGKQDPEKVLEKIKAWQSDA from the coding sequence ATGCAACCGATCGCTGCTGGAACCAAAACCGCTCAAGCTGGCAATCCACAAAAACCTCTAGTGGATAAGCGGCTCAAGGCATTAGACATTTCCATGAAGCGAAATCACTATCGTCAAGATGCCCTGATTGAGATTCTGCATAAAGCACAGGAATCCTTTGGTTATCTAGAACCAGAAATCTTAGAACATATAGCCAGGCAGTTAAAATTACCTCTAAGTCGGGTCTATGGTGTAGCCACTTTTTATCATCTATTTTCTCTAAAACCAAGTGGGGTACATAGTTGCGTTGTTTGTCTGGGGACTGCTTGTTATGTTAAAGGTGGGGGAGAAATAATTTCTGCTATGGAAGAAGAATTGGGCATTCATGCTGGTGAAACTACTTCAGACAACCAAGTTTCTCTAATGACAGCAAGATGTATAGGAGCTTGTGGAATCGCCCCTGCTGTGGTCTTTGATGGTACTGTGACTGGAAAACAAGACCCAGAAAAAGTTCTTGAAAAAATCAAAGCTTGGCAATCTGACGCTTAA
- a CDS encoding NuoF family protein, which yields MDLNELLTLADTERKKHKNIRVHCCTSTGCRAANSLSVKDNLTNAVQDSGLGDRVEVVGVGCMGFCGRGPLVQVDPEDTIYEEVTPDDAPSIIDALNGGVAKSIQGDTQHPFFARQMRIVRQHTGKVNPESIGEYIAVGGYQSLYKAIYDMTPAEVVNEISKSGLRGRGGGGYPTGLKWATVAKMPGEQKYVICNGDEGDPGAFMDRSVLESDPHLVLEGMAIAGYALGANHGYIYVRAEYPLAIERLQKAIKQAKKYGILGSQIFESSFDFKIDIRIGAGAFVCGEETALIQSIEGKRGNPVPRPPYPAESGLWKCPTLINNVETLANIAAIIREGAEWYSSIGTDNSKGTKIFALTGKIRNNGLIEVPMGITLREIVEEMGGGVPDGEVKAVQTGGPSGGCIPASMLDIPVDYDSLSKIGSMMGSGGMVVMDQATSMVEVAQFYMQFCREESCGKCVPCRAGTVQLHSLLTKIINKQGTQADLEKLEALCQMVKETSLCGLGTSAPNPILSTLRYFPEEYQELIPQESLKGKVTS from the coding sequence ATGGACTTAAATGAACTGCTGACATTGGCCGACACAGAAAGAAAGAAACATAAAAATATTCGGGTGCATTGTTGTACATCTACAGGCTGTCGAGCAGCTAATTCTCTGTCGGTCAAAGATAATCTGACCAATGCAGTGCAAGACTCAGGATTAGGCGATCGCGTGGAGGTAGTCGGGGTGGGTTGTATGGGCTTTTGTGGGCGAGGTCCTTTGGTACAGGTAGATCCTGAAGATACTATCTATGAAGAAGTAACCCCAGATGATGCACCAAGTATAATTGATGCTCTAAACGGAGGAGTAGCCAAGTCGATTCAAGGGGACACTCAACACCCCTTTTTTGCTCGGCAGATGCGAATTGTTCGGCAGCATACGGGAAAAGTCAATCCCGAAAGTATCGGAGAATATATTGCTGTTGGTGGTTATCAATCTCTGTACAAAGCGATCTACGACATGACTCCTGCTGAAGTAGTCAATGAGATTAGTAAAAGTGGCTTGCGAGGCAGAGGCGGCGGCGGTTATCCTACTGGCTTGAAATGGGCAACAGTAGCTAAGATGCCTGGAGAGCAGAAATACGTTATCTGCAATGGAGATGAAGGAGATCCAGGAGCATTTATGGATCGCAGTGTCTTAGAAAGCGATCCTCATCTCGTCTTAGAAGGAATGGCGATCGCTGGTTATGCTCTTGGTGCTAACCACGGCTATATCTATGTTCGCGCTGAATACCCTCTAGCCATTGAACGTCTACAAAAAGCGATTAAACAAGCCAAGAAATACGGTATTTTAGGTAGTCAGATCTTTGAATCATCTTTTGACTTTAAAATTGATATCCGTATTGGTGCTGGAGCTTTTGTCTGTGGGGAAGAAACGGCTCTCATTCAGTCAATTGAAGGTAAGCGGGGCAATCCAGTTCCTCGTCCTCCTTATCCTGCTGAATCTGGTTTATGGAAGTGTCCGACTTTAATTAATAATGTGGAAACTTTGGCTAATATTGCAGCAATTATCCGAGAAGGTGCAGAATGGTACTCTAGTATTGGCACCGATAATAGCAAGGGGACTAAAATCTTTGCTCTCACAGGGAAAATTCGCAATAATGGTCTAATTGAAGTACCCATGGGGATTACTTTACGAGAAATTGTTGAAGAAATGGGTGGAGGCGTTCCCGATGGAGAAGTCAAAGCAGTACAAACAGGGGGACCTTCGGGAGGATGTATCCCGGCATCGATGCTAGATATCCCTGTTGATTATGATTCTCTCAGTAAAATCGGCTCCATGATGGGTTCTGGCGGAATGGTAGTGATGGATCAAGCTACCAGCATGGTAGAAGTAGCTCAATTTTATATGCAGTTTTGTCGCGAGGAATCCTGTGGGAAATGTGTTCCCTGTCGTGCAGGAACAGTGCAGCTTCATAGTTTACTAACCAAAATCATCAATAAACAAGGGACTCAAGCTGATTTGGAAAAATTAGAAGCCTTGTGTCAAATGGTTAAAGAAACTAGTTTATGTGGTCTAGGTACTAGCGCACCCAACCCTATTTTAAGTACGCTACGTTATTTCCCAGAAGAGTATCAAGAATTGATTCCCCAAGAAAGTCTCAAGGGCAAAGTTACCAGTTAA
- the hoxU gene encoding bidirectional hydrogenase complex protein HoxU: MSVRTLTINNIPVAVEEGKTILEAAKEAGVHIPTLCFLEGVAAVAACRMCLVEVEGINKLLPSCVTQVTEEMVVHTNTPKLQEYRRMVIELLFAEGNHVCSICVANGNCELQDLAVEVGMDHTRFPYRFPDRHVDVSHPQFGIDHNRCILCTRCVRVCDEIEGAHVWDIAQRGAEAYIVSGLNQPWGEVNACTSCGKCVDACPTGSIFRKGTTSAEKERDRAKLEFVVNAREKREWTR, encoded by the coding sequence ATGTCTGTCAGAACCTTAACGATCAACAATATTCCTGTAGCTGTCGAAGAAGGTAAGACTATCCTTGAAGCTGCCAAGGAAGCAGGTGTTCATATCCCTACTCTTTGCTTTTTAGAAGGAGTTGCTGCTGTAGCTGCCTGTAGGATGTGTTTGGTAGAAGTTGAAGGAATCAATAAACTTTTACCCTCTTGCGTCACTCAAGTAACTGAAGAGATGGTGGTGCATACCAATACCCCCAAACTGCAAGAATATCGGCGCATGGTCATAGAATTACTCTTTGCAGAAGGTAATCATGTTTGTTCGATCTGCGTAGCTAATGGTAATTGTGAACTACAAGATCTTGCCGTTGAAGTAGGCATGGATCATACTCGTTTCCCTTATCGCTTTCCCGATCGCCATGTAGATGTATCTCACCCGCAGTTTGGCATCGATCACAACCGTTGTATCCTCTGTACTCGCTGTGTACGTGTCTGCGATGAAATTGAAGGAGCGCATGTATGGGATATAGCTCAACGAGGTGCTGAGGCTTATATCGTATCTGGTTTGAACCAACCTTGGGGGGAAGTAAATGCTTGTACGTCTTGTGGAAAATGCGTTGATGCTTGTCCCACAGGCTCAATTTTCCGTAAAGGAACAACCTCTGCCGAAAAAGAACGCGATCGCGCCAAATTAGAATTTGTTGTTAATGCTAGGGAAAAACGAGAATGGACGAGATAA
- a CDS encoding oxidoreductase has product MNKIKFATVWLAGCSGCHMSFLDMDEWLIELAKYVDVVYSPVGCDLKEYPEDVDVCLVEGGVANQDNLELIREVRAKTKTLISFGDCAVTANVPAMRNMLGGSEPVLKRGYLELADETAQLPHEPGIVPELLDQVLPLHEVVTVDIFMPGCPPSAERIKATIEPLLKGEQPKMEGREMIKFG; this is encoded by the coding sequence ATGAACAAGATAAAATTTGCTACGGTTTGGTTAGCGGGATGTTCGGGTTGTCATATGTCGTTTCTTGACATGGATGAATGGTTAATCGAATTGGCTAAATATGTTGATGTAGTCTACAGTCCAGTAGGTTGTGATCTTAAAGAATATCCAGAAGATGTGGATGTTTGCTTAGTTGAAGGTGGAGTAGCTAACCAGGATAATCTCGAATTAATCCGTGAAGTTAGAGCTAAAACCAAAACCCTAATTTCTTTTGGTGACTGCGCAGTAACAGCTAATGTGCCAGCAATGCGAAATATGTTGGGTGGTTCTGAACCAGTACTAAAGCGAGGTTATCTAGAATTAGCAGATGAAACAGCTCAATTACCCCATGAACCAGGAATTGTCCCCGAATTATTAGATCAAGTGCTTCCTCTTCACGAAGTAGTGACTGTAGATATTTTTATGCCTGGATGTCCTCCTTCTGCCGAGCGCATCAAAGCAACTATTGAGCCATTACTTAAAGGAGAACAACCCAAAATGGAAGGAAGAGAAATGATTAAATTCGGTTAA
- a CDS encoding Ni/Fe hydrogenase subunit alpha — MTKKIVIDPVTRIEGHAKISIYLNDAGEVDDARFHVVEYRGFEKFCEGRPFTEMAGITARICGICPVSHLLASAKTGDKILAVKIPAAAEKLRRLMNLGQITQSHALSFFHLSSPDWLLGWDSDPAKRNVFGLIAADPDLARAGIRLRQFGQTVIELLGAKKIHAAWAVPGGVRSPLSPEGVAWIRDRLPESRATVKMALDLFKNLMASLATEIEQFGHFPSLFMGLVGKNGLWEHYGGKIRFTDSQGNIIADGLSEDDYQDYLGEAVEKWSYLKFPYYKPWGYPDGIYRVGPLARVNICSHFGTPEADRELQEFRDWAGRVANSSFFYHYARLIEILAALERIEQLIDDPEITSQRTRATAGINQLEGIGVSEAPRGTLFHHYQVDENGLIQKVNLIIATGQNNLAMNKTVAQIAKHYIQGTEISEGMLNRVEAGIRAFDPCLSCSTHAAGQMPLHVQLVGADGSVLNEVYRN; from the coding sequence ATGACAAAAAAAATCGTAATCGATCCAGTTACGCGCATTGAGGGTCATGCCAAAATATCTATCTATTTGAATGATGCAGGAGAAGTTGATGATGCTCGCTTTCATGTAGTTGAATATCGAGGCTTTGAAAAATTCTGTGAGGGCAGACCATTTACCGAAATGGCAGGTATTACGGCTCGGATTTGCGGAATTTGTCCAGTAAGTCATCTCCTCGCCTCTGCTAAAACTGGAGATAAAATTCTGGCAGTCAAAATTCCTGCTGCTGCTGAAAAACTACGACGACTGATGAATTTGGGACAGATTACTCAGTCCCATGCCCTTTCATTCTTCCATCTTAGTAGCCCCGATTGGCTCTTAGGCTGGGATAGCGATCCCGCTAAACGCAATGTATTTGGTTTAATTGCTGCCGATCCCGATTTAGCTAGAGCAGGAATTCGCTTACGACAGTTTGGACAAACCGTAATTGAACTATTAGGAGCGAAGAAAATTCATGCTGCTTGGGCTGTTCCTGGTGGAGTGCGATCGCCTTTATCACCAGAAGGAGTTGCTTGGATACGCGATCGCCTGCCAGAATCTCGCGCTACTGTAAAAATGGCTCTGGACTTGTTTAAAAACTTAATGGCAAGCTTGGCTACTGAAATCGAGCAATTTGGTCATTTCCCTTCTTTATTTATGGGTTTAGTGGGTAAAAATGGTCTCTGGGAACATTACGGGGGGAAGATTCGTTTTACTGATAGTCAGGGTAATATTATCGCTGACGGACTTAGCGAAGATGATTATCAAGACTATCTAGGAGAAGCAGTTGAAAAATGGTCTTATCTCAAATTCCCTTACTACAAGCCTTGGGGTTATCCCGATGGTATATATCGCGTTGGACCTTTGGCACGAGTTAATATTTGCTCTCATTTTGGGACGCCAGAGGCAGATCGAGAACTACAAGAATTTCGCGATTGGGCTGGAAGAGTGGCTAATTCTTCTTTCTTCTATCACTATGCCCGTCTGATTGAAATCTTGGCAGCTTTAGAACGAATTGAACAGCTAATTGACGATCCTGAGATTACCTCCCAACGTACTCGCGCCACTGCTGGAATTAATCAGTTGGAAGGCATTGGGGTCAGCGAAGCCCCAAGAGGTACTCTATTTCACCATTATCAAGTCGATGAAAATGGCTTAATCCAAAAAGTTAATTTAATCATTGCTACTGGACAAAATAACTTGGCAATGAATAAAACTGTGGCTCAAATTGCCAAACATTATATTCAGGGAACAGAAATTTCGGAAGGAATGCTCAACCGAGTCGAAGCGGGAATTCGGGCTTTTGATCCTTGTTTGAGTTGTTCTACTCATGCAGCAGGGCAGATGCCTTTACACGTTCAACTGGTCGGAGCTGACGGAAGCGTCCTCAATGAGGTTTATCGGAATTAA
- a CDS encoding pentapeptide repeat-containing protein codes for MQLLKSQNLFPDLLSMALEAVPIPSNSANSNQYDLYLSLNFNQQWFSLLDGRIKIGLKGGQLKLKLKNSQLDEINPQLDDYFEIITPASETEPTWIFTLKTPISVLVDSLQRVKLGTIKNTTQSPILQATWNVFPADVTLIDAEDLWRHDLSPNKHGVLERTIVFFLCKNQLSSSLSRTQLGFSNLETKEIGEEVNKPKIDFPAQDELKQLIQQIYTANTDEMAELVQLAKLDLKTDLAGANLLATNLSSLELNGVNLEKANLRGADLTDADLSEANLGYVNLSGADLSGAYLENANLSNADLYRASLALANLIGANLSNANLQEANLSNANLSRSILTGTKFGKNSGLSEVMKLNLQQGGAKETISSE; via the coding sequence ATGCAGTTATTGAAGTCTCAGAACTTATTCCCAGATTTGTTATCAATGGCATTAGAAGCCGTTCCTATTCCTTCTAATTCAGCCAATAGTAATCAGTATGACCTTTACTTAAGCCTCAACTTTAATCAACAATGGTTCTCCTTACTTGATGGTCGCATCAAGATAGGTTTAAAAGGCGGTCAATTAAAACTCAAACTTAAAAATAGCCAACTGGATGAAATCAATCCCCAATTAGATGATTACTTTGAGATTATAACTCCAGCTTCTGAGACTGAACCGACCTGGATATTTACCCTCAAAACACCAATATCAGTTTTGGTCGATTCTCTGCAGCGAGTCAAGCTAGGGACTATTAAGAACACTACTCAATCGCCTATCCTTCAAGCCACTTGGAATGTTTTTCCAGCCGATGTTACTCTAATTGATGCCGAAGATCTATGGCGACACGATCTCAGTCCCAATAAGCATGGAGTATTAGAGAGAACTATCGTTTTTTTCCTCTGTAAAAATCAACTATCATCTTCTCTAAGTCGCACACAATTAGGATTTTCTAATTTAGAAACTAAAGAGATTGGGGAAGAAGTGAACAAACCTAAGATAGATTTCCCAGCTCAAGATGAACTCAAACAGCTAATTCAACAAATCTACACAGCCAACACCGATGAGATGGCAGAATTAGTTCAATTGGCAAAGCTAGATCTAAAGACTGACTTGGCGGGAGCCAATTTACTGGCAACTAACCTCAGTAGTCTGGAGCTAAATGGCGTTAATCTCGAAAAGGCTAACTTGAGAGGTGCTGACTTAACCGATGCGGATTTAAGTGAAGCTAATCTTGGCTATGTCAACCTTAGTGGGGCTGATTTAAGTGGAGCTTATCTAGAGAATGCAAATTTAAGCAATGCGGACTTATATCGCGCAAGTTTAGCCTTAGCTAATTTAATTGGTGCGAACCTTAGTAATGCTAATTTACAAGAAGCTAACTTAAGTAATGCCAATCTCAGTCGCTCAATATTGACAGGAACTAAATTTGGCAAAAATTCTGGTCTTTCTGAGGTAATGAAACTAAATCTTCAACAAGGAGGCGCAAAAGAAACTATTTCTTCTGAATAA
- a CDS encoding hydrogenase maturation protease, protein MNFLVIGYGNTLRSDDGAGQILARKIAQWDLPGVRSLAVHQLTPELAEIIAQADAVIFIDAIATNLENPISVQIKQLEAEDDNTSFGHTCNPRSLLSLTQILYGEVIKAYWILIPAVNFDFGEQLSFITQRGIDHAFNQVKQLIALAKA, encoded by the coding sequence ATGAATTTTTTAGTCATCGGCTATGGTAATACTCTTCGCAGCGATGATGGTGCTGGTCAAATACTAGCTAGAAAGATAGCACAATGGGATTTGCCTGGAGTACGCTCCCTCGCAGTACATCAACTGACACCCGAACTTGCCGAAATCATTGCTCAGGCTGATGCTGTTATCTTTATCGATGCGATAGCAACCAATTTGGAAAATCCCATTTCAGTTCAAATAAAACAACTTGAAGCAGAAGATGACAACACTAGTTTCGGACACACTTGCAATCCGCGATCGCTACTTTCTTTAACTCAAATACTTTATGGCGAAGTTATCAAAGCTTATTGGATTTTAATTCCTGCTGTTAATTTTGATTTTGGCGAACAACTCTCTTTCATTACACAACGAGGAATAGATCATGCCTTTAACCAAGTCAAACAATTGATCGCTCTAGCCAAAGCTTAA
- a CDS encoding RNA-guided endonuclease TnpB family protein, whose translation MKQLRGFKYRFYPTSAQRLELAQTFGCTRFVYNWALALRTNSYYQDQVSLSYTDTSNALTKLKKDPEKPWLKQVSSVPLQQGLRHLNTAFKNFFAGRNKYPRFKKKNNRQSAHYAPNAFKWEDGKLTLAKMSQPLKIRWSRYFTSEPKSVTISKDPSNRYFVSFLVEEELEQWNSSTEEIGIDLGIKDVVVASNGFASGNPKHYQKYQARLKTLQRRLARKKKGSNNQYKARLSVAKLHAKIADCRLDFLHKLSTKLVSENQAIYTETLAVKNMMANHKLAKAIADCGWGEFLRQLEYKAKWHDRKIGAINRWFPSSKRCYTCGHVLDKLPLEIRKWTCPSCNSHNLRDQNAALNILAIGRSLGGFPHTRPNQEAVGQTVFACGSSSGGDVSLTDLAILG comes from the coding sequence ATGAAACAATTACGCGGATTTAAATACAGATTTTACCCGACTTCAGCGCAGCGATTAGAGCTGGCGCAAACGTTTGGCTGTACTAGATTCGTTTACAATTGGGCATTAGCTCTTAGAACCAATAGCTATTACCAAGATCAAGTGTCTCTTAGCTATACTGACACCTCTAATGCTTTAACTAAGCTCAAGAAAGATCCAGAAAAACCTTGGCTTAAACAAGTTTCATCCGTACCACTACAGCAAGGTTTGAGACATCTAAATACTGCATTTAAAAACTTCTTTGCTGGCAGAAACAAATATCCTCGATTCAAGAAAAAGAATAATCGACAATCAGCTCACTACGCGCCTAATGCTTTCAAATGGGAAGATGGCAAGCTAACTTTAGCTAAAATGTCTCAACCATTAAAAATTAGGTGGAGTAGATATTTTACAAGTGAACCCAAAAGTGTCACTATCTCTAAAGATCCAAGTAATAGATACTTTGTCTCATTTTTAGTTGAAGAAGAATTGGAGCAATGGAATTCTAGCACTGAAGAAATAGGTATAGATCTAGGCATCAAAGATGTGGTTGTTGCTAGCAATGGCTTTGCTTCAGGCAATCCTAAACACTATCAAAAATATCAAGCTAGACTCAAAACTTTACAACGCAGACTAGCCAGGAAAAAGAAAGGTTCTAATAACCAATATAAGGCAAGGCTATCTGTAGCCAAACTACACGCTAAAATAGCTGATTGCCGACTTGATTTTTTGCACAAGCTGAGTACAAAACTAGTTAGTGAAAACCAAGCTATCTATACTGAGACTCTAGCAGTAAAAAACATGATGGCTAACCATAAATTAGCCAAAGCTATTGCTGATTGTGGTTGGGGTGAATTTCTGCGGCAACTGGAATATAAAGCAAAATGGCATGACCGTAAGATTGGCGCAATCAATAGATGGTTTCCATCATCTAAACGTTGTTATACGTGCGGTCATGTTTTAGATAAGTTACCACTGGAAATTAGAAAGTGGACTTGTCCTAGCTGTAACTCTCACAACCTGAGAGATCAAAATGCAGCCTTAAATATTTTAGCGATTGGGCGCAGTCTTGGGGGTTTCCCCCATACGCGACCCAATCAAGAAGCGGTCGGGCAGACCGTGTTTGCTTGTGGATCAAGCTCTGGCGGGGATGTGTCTTTGACAGATCTAGCTATCTTGGGATGA